From the Euwallacea similis isolate ESF13 unplaced genomic scaffold, ESF131.1 scaffold_53, whole genome shotgun sequence genome, one window contains:
- the LOC136418976 gene encoding uncharacterized protein yields the protein MELGSAESLSENDEFRELLHARRILTKRLSRFEQYLRENRDIQETVQLEIRLKNVEEDYNQFDKVQSRLEFLSLNEEEQRIEIESAYFNLISELKQLINSISKNQNSTNTHLGKQNSPRGLGKLPDLGLRSFYGNYETWFSFKNIFDSLVHSRTDLSETEKLLYLKLCCKGDALNLIDSLDITPDNYTIALNLLQKRYENKKAVINIHAKGLVLNLPNANKGSSVNIRKLIDAVQQHKSSLGKLKLPVDQWDVLLIPIILNKLDDSTNQEWERKQCNTELPTVDQLMEFLTEKCRSLEAVRGFSTVHSNKHDRDRMQNKGHEKRNESHQFKNYSYSLTEKINKCYICTENHFIHQCPRFIQLSVSDKYNEIRRHKLCSNCLRPGHLKQECRSRGCKKCNQKHNSTLHIEKRSGSGHVQNSSNSSTNEPSSSLTEHESSISSPSNPSAHDVLRRYGESKQSTVLTIGQSNAVTYDTENNPLALSSLGIDKNQVLLSTATILISDRKGNWHKCNALLDCGSQSNLMTENFCRKLNLSPQTIDLSLSGISQIVTKINQRVHTKIKSRFNQYESNIAFLVLPILTENLPSFRFPSSVLQIPTNINLADEKFNEPKQIDVLLGVDIFYNLLGSGKLKLGKGLPMLQETSLGWVISGNLICRESQSRKVVCNLATSISNKTLNDSLTKFWQIEEFENVKFLSKEENYCEEYFNQTTTRDMDNSFVVRYPFNNQTDFSLGDSKSNALKRLKNVEKRLEKDKDLKKQYVEFMTEYENLGHMTLQGPIEKDISIPNNSYFLPHSAVLKNSITTKCRVVFDASCKTSLGISLNDTLLVGPVVQDDLYSILIRLRLRKIVLSADIKMMYRCIKIHEEERNFQKILWRANLNDPINVYKLNTVTYGTSSAPFQATRCLIELAERNKDRYPRTAEIIKRSFYMDDLLVSIDSETDALQIYRELDDILSQANFKLRKWSSNSNIVLNSILQANSNENHDNLILPHEDKHIKTLGISWDPKQDTLKYSVNIKYEPSRVTKRTILSKISQIFDPLGLIGPALTRAKLIIQALWKLHIGWDQVVPNDLRQIWEEFSNELECLNEYKIDRLVIPTKTAHIRLYGFSDSSEKAYGACIYVASEDESGSRELRLLTGKSRVAPAKKLTLPRLELLAAHLLAKLMNTVRQILDIQISDVRYFTDSSIVLAWLKIDPAHLKTFVANRVAKINELTKITEWAHVPSKANPADVISRGLSPRELLGCDLWFHGPEFLKKNTSRTEANLDSHEVPVDVLPELKNNHTTVYKTTSVNSNNYGLNIFDRFSTFFKLHRVVGYICRLKNRCRKVMNKSTALTVEELNESLLLLVKLVQRDSFEKEISDLSKSKKLPSETNHLIKWHFIPARSAHMGGLWEAAVKSTKFHLRRVLGESSLTYEEMYTLLVKIEACLNSRPLMPISNDINDYAPLTPAHFLIGDSLASLPQPDYQNAVISRLSHYERLQQLQQHFWNSWSRDYLTNLQTRCKWKNTVDKTIDIGALVLLVEHNTAPLRWILARVVELHEGKDHVIRVVSVRLPSGTISRRSLSKICPLPMNNK from the exons ATGGAACTAGGCTCAGCAGAGTCTCTTAGCGAGAACGATGAATTTAGAGAACTTTTGCACGCTcgcagaattttaactaaacgtttatcccgttttgaacagtaccttcgtgaaaacagagatattcaagaaacagttcaattagaaatccgCCTCAAGAACGTGGAGGAGGACTATAATCAGTTCGATAAAGTACAATctcgtctagaatttttaagcttaaacGAAGAAGAACAACGGATTGAAATCGAATCagcctactttaatttaatttcagaattaaagcagttaataaattcaattagcaaaaatcaaaatagtactaatactcatttaggaaaacaaaattcaccaAGAGGTCTAGGAAAATTACCGGATTTAGGCTTACGttcattttatggcaattatgaaacttggttcagtttcaaaaacatatttgattccTTAGTCCATAGCAGAACCGACTTgagtgaaacagaaaaattgttatatctaaaattatgttgtaaagGCGATGCGCTAAATCTCATAGACTCTCTCGACATAACTCCCGATAATTATACAATCGctttaaatctgttacaaaaaagatatgagaataaaaaggcAGTTATTAACATTCACGCTAAAGGCTTAGTTCTTAATTTACCAAACGCGAATAAAGGATCatctgtaaatattagaaaattaatagatgcagttcagcaacataaatcatcattaggaaaattaaaattacccgtggatcaatgggatgttttgttgataccgataatattaaacaaactggaTGATAGTACTAATCAGGAGTGGGAGCGGAAACAATGTAATACTGAATTGCCGACTGTTgatcaattaatggaatttttaaccgaaaaatgtCGTTCGTTGGAAGCGGTTCGCGGCTTCTCAACCGtacattcaaataaacatgatagggatagaatgcaaaacaaaggccacgagaaaagaaacgaatcacatcagtttaagaattattcgtattctttgaccgaaaaaatcaataagtgtTACATCTGTACTGAAAatcatttcattcatcaatgTCCTCGTTTTATCCAATTATCAGTGTCGGAcaaatataacgaaattcGAAGACATAAATTGTGTAGCAACTGTTTACGTCCAGGGCATCTGAAACAGGAATGTAGATCAAGAGgctgcaaaaaatgcaaccaaaaacataatagcaCGTTACATATAGAGAAACGTTCAGGGAGTGGacatgttcaaaattctagCAACAGCAGCACTAATGAACCTTCCTCATCATTAACTGAACATGAATCATCGATCAGTTCTCCATCTAATCCTTCGGCTCACGATGTATTGAGAAGGTATGGAGAATCCAAACAATCTACAGTTTTAACAATCGGCCAAAGTAACGCGGTCACGTACGATACGGAAAACAATCCTTTGGCATTATCATCGTTAggtattgataaaaatcaagtactACTATCTACGGCTACCATTCTCATCTCAgacagaaaaggaaattggcatAAATGCAATGCCTTACTCGATTGCGGAAGccagtcaaatttaatgacagaaaacttCTGCAGAAAGTTAAACTTAAGTCCCCAAACAATTGACCTTTCATTATCAGGTATCAGTCAAATTGTCACAAAGATTAATCAGCGAGTgcacacgaaaataaaatccaggttcaaccaatatgaatctaacatagcatttttggttttgcccATTCTTACCGAAAATCTACCCTCATTTAGATTTCCCAGTTCGGTACTTCAAATTCCAACAAATATCAATCTagctgatgaaaaatttaatgaaccaaaacaaattgatgttttattaggggtagatatattttataatctatTAGGTTCgggtaaacttaaattaggaaagggATTGCCAATGTTACAAGAAACCTCTTTAGGCTGGGTAATATCgggcaatttaatatgcagaGAATCTCAAAGTCGGAAAGTAGTGTGCAACCTTGCGActagtatttcaaataaaacattaaatgattcgttgacgaaattctggcagattgaagagtttgaaaatgttaaattcctatcaaaggaagaaaattattgtgaggaatattttaatcaaactacAACCCGCGACATGGACAACAGTTTTGTCGTAAGGTATCCGTTCAATAATCAAACAGATTTTAGTCTGGGTGACTCCAAATCGAATGCCCTAAaacggttaaaaaatgtagagaaaaggTTAGAAAAGGACAAGGACCTCAAGAAGCAGTACGTAGAATTTATGACGGAATATGAGAACTTAGGCCACATGACGCTTCAAGGACCCATTGAAAAGGACATCTCTATTCCaaacaattcttattttttaccccACAGTGCGGTACTAAAGAATTCTATTACCACGAAGTGTCGCGTCGTTTTTGATGCAAGCTGCAAAACAAGTTTAGGAATTTCCCTGAATGACACGCTTTTGGTAGGACCAGTAGTACAAGATGACttgtactcaattttgatacgtctaagacttcgcaaaattgttttgagcgcggacatcaaaatgatgtaccgatgtataaaaattcatgaggaaGAACGTAACTTCCAAAAGATACTATGGCGAGCAAATCTTAATGATCCGAttaatgtgtataaactcAACACGGTAACGTATGGCACATCGAGTGCACCCTTTCAAGCCACACGTTGCTTGATAGAATTGGCCGAGCGCAACAAAGACAGGTATCCACGAacagcagaaataattaaacgttcGTTCTACATGGATGACCTGTTGGTTAGCATTGATTCGGAAACAGAtgcattgcaaatttatagggaactagacgatattttaagtcaagctaattttaaattgagaaaatggtcGTCCAACAGTAACATAGTTCTAAACAGTATCCTACAAGCAAACAGTAACGAAAATCACGACAATTTAATTCTACCTCATGAagataaacatataaaaactcTTGGAATCAGCTGGGATCCTAAACAAGATACTCTGAAGTattcagtaaatattaaatacgagCCATCCCGTGTTACCAAAAGGACTattctttcgaaaatttcgCAGATCTTTGACCCGCTTGGGTTGATAGGTCCCGCATTAACTAGGGCCAAGTTAATCATTCAAGCTCTATGGAAATTACATATCGGTTGGGATCAAGTAGTCCCGAATGACCTAAGACAGATTTGGGAGGAATTCTCGAATGAACTGGAGTGCCTCAATGAATACAAGATCGATAGGCTTGTAATTCCAACAAAGACGGCCCATATAAGATTGTACGGATTTTCTGATAGCTCCGAAAAGGCTTACGGAGCCTGTATTTACGTGGCCTCGGAGGATGAGTCAGGTAGTCGCGAATTACGACTGTTGACAGGAAAATCAAGGGTAGCTCCAGCTAAAAAATTGACCTTGCCTCGACTTGAGCTTCTAGCGGCCCACCTTTTAGCCAAACTAATGAATACGGTAAgacaaattttagacatacaAATATCAGACGTACGATACTTCACGGATTCTAGTATTGTTTTGGCATGGTTGAAAATTGATCCTGCTCACCTTAAGACCTTTGTTGCCAATCGAgtggcaaaaattaatgaattgacCAAGATAACGGAGTGGGCTCACGTGCCAAGCAAGGCCAACCCTGCAGATGTAATATCGAGAGGATTGAGCCCAAGGGAATTGCTGGGATGTGATCTTTGGTTTCACGGTcccgaatttttaaagaaaaacacatcAAGGACGGAAGCGAACTTAGATAGCCATGAGGTTCCCGTCGATGTCTTgcccgaattaaaaaataatcataccaCAGTATATAAAACAACGAGTGTAAATAGCAACAACTACGgacttaacatttttgatagattttctaCCTTCTTCAAACTGCACAGAGTAGTAGGTTACATATGCAGACTTAAAAATCGATGCCGCAAAGTGATGAATAAGTCAACAGCCTTGACAGTTGAAGAATTAAACGAGTCACtgcttttattagtaaaattggtTCAACGGGATAGCttcgaaaaggaaatttccgacttatccaaaagtaaaaaactcccaagcgaaa CCAATCATTTGATAAAGTGGCATTTCATACCCGCGCGTAGTGCCCATATGGGAGGATTGTGGGAGGCGGCGGTGAAATCGACTAAGTTTCATCTTCGCCGCGTCTTAGGTGAATCATCTCTAACATACGAAGAGATGTACACcctattagtaaaaatcgaaGCTTGTCTCAACTCGCGACCACTAATGCCAATCTCAAACGACATAAACGACTATGCACCCTTAACTCCCGCGCATTTCCTTATTGGTGACTCGTTGGCAAGTTTACCACAACCCGACTACCAGAACGCCGTTATCTCTCGCTTATCTCATTACGAACGACTTCAACAACTCCagcagcatttttggaatagttgGTCCAGAGactatttgacaaatttgcaaactcgaTGTAAATGGAAGAACACTGTAGATAAAACCATAGATATTGGAGCATTAGTTTTACTGGTGGAACACAATACTGCCCCACTGCGCTGGATTTTAGCTCGAGTTGTCGAACTCCACGAAGGAAAGGATCATGTGATACGTGTAGTGTCAGTGCGCTTACCCAGTGGAACTATATCGCGAAGATCATTGTCGAAAATATGCCCATTGCCCatgaataacaaataa